From Triticum aestivum cultivar Chinese Spring chromosome 4A, IWGSC CS RefSeq v2.1, whole genome shotgun sequence, a single genomic window includes:
- the LOC123085576 gene encoding asparagine synthetase [glutamine-hydrolyzing] 1 — MCGILAVLGCADWSQAKRARVLSCSRRLKHRGPDWSGLFQCEGNFLAQQRLSVVSPLSGDQPLYNEDRTVVVVANGEIYNHKKIRKQFAAKHTFTTGSDCEVIIPLYEEYGENFVNMLDGVFSFVLYDTRNKTYMAARDAVGVNPLYFGRGSDGSVWIASEMKALHEDCPKFELFPPGSLYSSAAGGFRRWYNPQWFDEHVPATAYQPLVLREAFEKAVIKRLMTDVPFGVLLSGGLDSSLVASVTKRHLIETEAAKKFGTELHSFVVGLEGSPDLKAAREVADYLGTIHHEFHFTVQDGIDAIEEVIYHNETYDVTTIRASTPMFLMARKIKALGVKMVLSGEGSDELLGGYLYFHFAPNKEEFHKETCRKVKALHQYDCLRANKATSAWGLEVRVPFLDKEFIDVAMSMDPEWKLYDADLGRIEKWVLRKAFDDEKEPRHILYRQKEQFSDGVGYNWIDGLKAFTEQQVTDEMMKGAAEEYPYNTPVNKEAYYYRMIFERLYPQESARETVPWGPSIACSTPAAIEWVAQWKASNDPSGRLIASHNDAAPAHAHANGNGNGAVANGKANGNGTANGNANANANGTLVPC; from the exons ATGTGTGGGATTTTGGCCGTCCTCGGCTGCGCCGACTGGTCGCAGGCCAAGAGGGCTCGCGTCCTCTCCTGCTCCCGCAG GCTGAAGCACCGGGGGCCGGACTGGTCCGGGCTGTTCCAGTGCGAGGGCAACTTCCTGGCGCAGCAGCGGCTCTCCGTCGTCTCCCCGCTCTCCGGCGACCAGCCCCTCTACAACGAGGACCGGACCGTCGTCGTCGTG GCCAATGGAGAGATCTACAACCACAAGAAGATCCGGAAGCAGTTCGCCGCCAAGCACACCTTCACCACCGGCAGCGACTGCGAGGTCATCATCCCTCTG TATGAGGAGTACGGCGAGAACTTCGTCAACATGCTGGACGGCGTCTTCTCCTTCGTACTGTACGACACCCGCAACAAGACGTACATGGCCGCCCGCGACGCCGTCGGCGTCAACCCCCTCTACTTCGGCCGGGGCAGCGACG GCTCCGTCTGGATTGCGTCTGAGATGAAGGCGCTCCACGAGGACTGCCCAAAGTTCGAGCTCTTCCCTCCGGGGAGCCTCTACTCGAGCGCCGCCGGCGGGTTCCGGCGGTGGTACAACCCGCAGTGGTTCGACGAGCACGTCCCGGCGACGGCATACCAGCCCCTCGTCCTCAGGGAGGCATTCGAGAAG GCCGTCATCAAGAGGCTCATGACTGACGTGCCCTTCGGCGTTCTCCTCTCCGGCGGCCTCGACTCCTCCCTCGTCGCCTCAGTCACCAAGCGCCATCTCATCGAGACCGAAGCCGCCAAGAAGTTTGGAACTGAGCTCCACTCCTTTGTCGTCGGCCTAGAG GGCTCGCCTGATCTCAAGGCCGCGAGAGAGGTGGCTGACTATCTTGGAACCATCCATCACGAGTTCCACTTCACCGTCCAG GATGGCATCGACGCCATCGAGGAGGTGATCTACCACAACGAGACGTACGACGTGACGACCATACGCGCGAGCACGCCGATGTTCCTGATGGCGCGCAAGATCAAGGCGCTCGGGGTTAAGATGGTGCTGTCTGGGGAAGGCTCCGACGAGCTCCTTGGCGGCTACCTCTACTTCCACTTCGCACCCAACAAGGAGGAGTTCCACAAGGAGACATGCCGCAAG GTGAAGGCGCTCCATCAGTATGACTGCCTGCGCGCCAACAAGGCGACGTCCGCTTGGGGGCTGGAAGTCCGCGTGCCGTTCCTCGACAAGGAGTTCATCGACGTCGCCATGAGCATGGACCCCGAGTGGAAGCTG TACGACGCCGATCTGGGCCGCATCGAGAAGTGGGTGCTGAGGAAGGCGTTCGATGACGAGAAGGAGCCAAGG CATATCTTGTACAGGCAGAAAGAGCAATTCAGCGACGGCGTCGGCTACAACTGGATCGACGGCCTCAAGGCTTTTACTGAGCAGCAGGTGACTGACGAGATGATGAAGGGCGCCGCAGAGGAGTACCCCTACAACACGCCCGTCAACAAGGAAGCATACTACTACCGGATGATCTTCGAGAGGCTCTACCCTCAG GAGTCGGCGAGGGAGACGGTGCCGTGGGGTCCGAGCATCGCGTGCAGCACGCCGGCGGCCATCGAGTGGGTGGCGCAGTGGAAGGCCTCCAACGACCCCTCCGGCCGGCTCATCGCCTCCCACAACGATGCCGCCCCCGCTCACGCCCACGCCAACGGCAACGGCAACGGGGCGGTGGCCAACGGGAAGGCCAACGGGAACGGCACGGCCAACGGGAACGCCAACGCCAACGCCAACGGGACTCTGGTCCCGTGCTAG